Below is a window of Humulus lupulus chromosome 9, drHumLupu1.1, whole genome shotgun sequence DNA.
CATTATGAGCAATAGTTCTATTCTTAACAAAAGCTCCTTGGTTCTGATTTATCAACTTGGGAAGGATAGGAATCAACCTGTTACAAAGCATTTTAGATATGCATGTGTATAGTGTATTGCAGCAGGCTATTGGGCGGTATTCTGAGGCATTTGAGGGTTGAGTGACTTTGGGAATAAGAGCTAATATGGTACTATTCAACCTTTCGGAATGTATCCTAAATCAAAAAATTCATTCACTGCTATAGCCACTTCTTTTCCGATAACAGACCATAGACTCTTGTAAAAACCAGCCCCAAACCTGTCCGGACCCGGGCTCTTTACTACCTTTATGCTAAACATAGCTGTTTTGACTTCTTGGTAAGTGAAAGATTTGATCAGGAATGATTGGTCTTCAATGCAAAGAGTGGGACCCGAGAGCACTACTGAGGTTTCAACTAACCCAGTTGCTGCACTAGCTCCACCTAAAAATGATTGAAAGTGCTGAGTAAAATGTCTTATAACCTTTGGATAATCCACTTCAACTCTTCCATTTTCATCTACAAAGGACACAATTCTGTTAAGCGCCTTCCTTTTCTTCATACTGGCATAGAACACTGCTGAGTTTTCATCACCGAATCTTAGCCAATCAACCTTACTCTTCTGATACAAATAACTCGCATAAGTAGCCTCTTGCTTTTTGAACTCCAAGTGAGAGGCTCTCTCAATATCGCTCAAGACTTGGCTTTTCGGATCAGTGAATAAATTGCTTTTAGCTTGCTGGTACAACAACTTACTTTCCTCATACTTCTTAACTATATCACCAACAATCCTCCAATTGAATCTCTTCAAAACAAACTTAAGCCGTTGTAATTTCCTCGAGACCTGTTGTAAACCACAACCCTCTAACGGTAATGGATTATTCCAGCTAGCCAAAACAGTAGGTTTGAATTGCAGATGACTAGTCCACATGTTGAAGAAACGGAAAGAGCGCAAACCATTCTTGAGGACAGAAATATGCTTCAAAATGATGGCATAATGATCAGAAACAACCTCCCAACTAGCTATAGCATTGACATTTGGAAAAGTATCAATCCAAGCCTCATTTATGAACACCCTGTCTATTTTGGAAAAAATGCGATTATTTCCATCTTGATTATTCGACCAAGTGTAATAAGAACCCAGCAAATTCATTTCTTCCACAATCCC
It encodes the following:
- the LOC133800304 gene encoding uncharacterized protein LOC133800304 — translated: MGWDYYSSKALEGRILLIWKGSWVKVDVLVNHAQFIHCKVQIWVTVQSFCLTVVYGLNQIELRKILWSELAVISLPVKPWLVFGDFNYVFDVADRIGGKVISHKELEDARKWLDLGIVEEMNLLGSYYTWSNNQDGNNRIFSKIDRVFINEAWIDTFPNVNAIASWEVVSDHYAIILKHISVLKNGLRSFRFFNMWTSHLQFKPTVLASWNNPLPLEGCGLQQVSRKLQRLKFVLKRFNWRIVGDIVKKYEESKLLYQQAKSNLFTDPKSQVLSDIERASHLEFKKQEATYASYLYQKSKVDWLRFGDENSAVFYASMKKRKALNRIVSFVDENGRVEVDYPKVIRHFTQHFQSFLGGASAATGLVETSVVLSGPTLCIEDQSFLIKSFTYQEVKTAMFSIKVVKSPGPDRFGAGFYKSLWSVIGKEVAIAVNEFFDLGYIPKG